One genomic window of Columba livia isolate bColLiv1 breed racing homer chromosome 9, bColLiv1.pat.W.v2, whole genome shotgun sequence includes the following:
- the GPR160 gene encoding probable G-protein coupled receptor 160 has protein sequence MAAILCENCSGQYRYTQVNQPLEINCVLLLIMFGKVFLDFFTLQVKQKNVKVSFMGYFCVSLALLDFTLLMSISFIFHFEDFALWGVRFTKYHICLFTQIISLTYGILHYPVYLLAGLDYYMTIAQTSQFPKRGQRLLYVFAVVVIWISGLFFILKVPAVYEELEIQNRFSPYQCPLYASVQSYSVSCAMVLLIGMALLACWKDVLTMLLSVRVASFASQPVLMFSYVSNNNGTCFKWQLLTRLLICFLGTWAPFVLLQFIVLFLGARIPAYMEMNVPWLYFINSFLIAVAYWSRCHDVELTDEMWSTDPFVSWKFCFMPFNNENTEPADKPGAVIVIC, from the coding sequence ATGGCTGCCATACTCTGTGAAAACTGTTCTGGTCAGTACCGCTACACCCAGGTCAACCAACCTCTTGAAATCAACTGCGTGTTGCTCCTGATTATGTTTGGAAAAGTGTTCCTTGATTTCTTCACGTTGCAAGTTaagcaaaaaaatgtgaaagttaGTTTTATGGGATACTTTTGTGTTTCACTGGCGCTTCTTGATTTCACATTGTTGATgagtatttcttttattttccactttgAGGACTTTGCACTCTGGGGTGTGCGATTTACAAAGTACCACATTTGCCTGTTCACTCAGATAATTTCTCTGACCTACGGCATTTTACATTATCCAGTGTATCTTCTGGCTGGTCTGGATTATTACATGACTATAGCCCAAACCTCCCAGTTTCCTAAAAGAGGTCAAAGATTACTTTATGTATTTGCTGTGGTTGTTATATGGATATCAGgactttttttcattctgaaagtTCCCGCTGTCTATGAAGAACTAGAAATTCAGAACCGTTTTTCTCCGTATCAGTGTCCTCTGTATGCCAGCGTGCAGAGCTACTCCGTCTCGTGTGCCATGGTGCTTCTCATAGGCATGGCTCTCCTGGCTTGTTGGAAGGATGTTCTGACCATGCTGCTGTCTGTCAGGGTGGCTTCCTTTGCCAGTCAGCCTGTTCTGATGTTCTCCTATGTGTCCAACAACAACGGCACTTGCTTCAAGTGGCAGCTCCTGACCAGACtcctcatttgttttcttggcaCTTGGGCaccttttgttcttcttcaatttattgttttgtttcttggtgCTCGGATTCCAGCCTACATGGAGATGAATGTCCCCTGGCTGTATTTCATCAACAGCTTTCTCATTGCAGTAGCGTACTGGTCTCGATGTCACGATGTTGAATTGACAGACGAGATGTGGTCTACAGATCCATTTGTCAGCTGGAAATTCTGCTTTATGCCATTTAACAATGAAAACACAGAGCCAGCTGATAAACCAGGCGCAGTAATTGTAATCTGTTAA